A stretch of Geomonas oryzisoli DNA encodes these proteins:
- the plsY gene encoding glycerol-3-phosphate 1-O-acyltransferase PlsY: protein MRGCFIRHWENALNEILLLVGAYLLGSVPTGLLLARSMGINIRECGSGNIGATNVYRTAGKKLGIMTLVGDCFKGLIPVLVAHALGLSPLWVAAIGLAAFLGHVYTVFLCFKGGKGVATALGVLLGTAPLAVLLGIIVFALVLYKWRYVSLASITAAACIPAFAWATCVPRETIIMAGMIAVIVILKHHENIARLRAGTENKFKA from the coding sequence ATGCGCGGTTGTTTCATTAGACACTGGGAGAACGCTTTGAACGAGATTCTACTCCTGGTCGGCGCGTACCTGCTCGGCTCGGTACCGACCGGCCTGCTCCTGGCCCGGAGCATGGGCATCAACATCAGGGAATGTGGCAGCGGCAACATCGGCGCCACCAACGTCTACCGCACCGCCGGCAAAAAACTCGGCATCATGACCCTGGTCGGCGACTGCTTCAAGGGGCTGATCCCCGTTCTGGTCGCGCACGCGCTGGGGCTCTCTCCGCTGTGGGTCGCCGCCATCGGCCTCGCCGCCTTCCTCGGCCACGTCTACACGGTCTTCCTCTGCTTCAAGGGAGGCAAGGGCGTCGCCACCGCGCTGGGCGTGCTGCTGGGGACCGCACCGCTGGCCGTACTGCTCGGCATCATCGTCTTCGCCCTGGTCCTGTACAAGTGGCGTTACGTCTCCCTGGCCTCGATCACCGCGGCCGCCTGCATCCCCGCGTTCGCCTGGGCCACCTGCGTCCCCCGCGAAACCATCATCATGGCGGGCATGATCGCCGTCATCGTGATCCTCAAACACCACGAGAACATCGCCAGGCTGCGGGCCGGCACCGAGAACAAGTTCAAGGCCTGA
- a CDS encoding MauE/DoxX family redox-associated membrane protein has protein sequence MKPFRLPLIPLVLRVALGAVFIYAAVPKIADPVAFAGSVAAYRILPYFWSYLTAAVLPFLELICGVLLICGFRVKSGALIIGMLNLVFMAALASAMIRGLDIDCGCFRMEGAKTAPWVALLRDTVFLAMTAAVLRYERLRAG, from the coding sequence ATGAAACCATTCCGCCTCCCCCTGATCCCCCTGGTGCTGCGCGTCGCCCTGGGCGCCGTCTTCATCTATGCCGCCGTCCCGAAGATCGCCGATCCGGTTGCCTTCGCCGGCAGCGTGGCGGCCTACCGGATCCTCCCCTACTTCTGGAGTTACCTCACCGCCGCCGTGCTTCCCTTCCTCGAGCTTATCTGCGGCGTGCTGCTCATCTGCGGGTTCCGGGTGAAAAGCGGCGCGCTGATCATAGGCATGCTGAACCTGGTCTTCATGGCTGCCCTTGCTTCCGCCATGATCAGGGGGCTGGATATCGACTGCGGCTGCTTCCGCATGGAAGGCGCCAAGACCGCCCCCTGGGTGGCACTGCTACGCGACACCGTCTTCCTCGCCATGACCGCCGCAGTACTGCGCTACGAGCGGCTGCGCGCCGGCTAG
- a CDS encoding rhodanese-like domain-containing protein, which yields MLSKNWLKIVLEIAAIVFTSAVFGIFWNRTLLADAWRGAPAGQTAPAAQQAEALPMPIALVQVKELHDSGQAVLVDARSGASFAKEHISGARSFPLEEATRQQTPQLQGVAKDAVIIAYCNGFSCHDSMELGKLLIKAGYASVYVFEGGLPEWRDAGYPTTGGAP from the coding sequence ATGCTATCGAAAAACTGGCTGAAAATCGTCCTGGAAATCGCCGCTATCGTGTTCACCTCGGCTGTTTTCGGCATTTTTTGGAACAGGACGCTCCTGGCCGACGCCTGGCGCGGCGCACCTGCCGGACAGACGGCGCCCGCGGCACAGCAGGCCGAGGCGCTCCCGATGCCGATCGCCCTTGTGCAGGTAAAGGAACTGCACGACTCCGGACAAGCGGTGCTGGTCGACGCCAGAAGCGGCGCCAGCTTCGCCAAGGAACATATCTCCGGGGCGCGTTCCTTCCCGCTGGAGGAAGCGACCCGGCAGCAGACGCCGCAGTTGCAGGGAGTCGCCAAGGACGCTGTCATCATCGCCTACTGCAACGGCTTTTCCTGTCACGACAGCATGGAACTGGGCAAGCTCCTGATCAAGGCCGGCTACGCCTCGGTCTATGTCTTCGAGGGAGGACTCCCCGAATGGCGGGATGCCGGCTACCCGACCACGGGAGGAGCGCCATGA
- a CDS encoding UPF0158 family protein, protein MHALRNLEIVWEDLMEAFENGDPDLIYFLDRETGEVFSVPADYEDENFWDEVASQEERFLEVPPFDYGQERQLVHAFIQRLTNESLKGMLARAFSGKQSHGRLHEILSFYPEEQERFHAIREAFLTDRAAHWLEEHDIYPPERL, encoded by the coding sequence ATGCACGCACTACGCAACCTGGAGATCGTCTGGGAAGACTTGATGGAGGCCTTCGAGAACGGCGACCCGGACCTGATCTACTTCCTGGACCGGGAGACCGGCGAGGTCTTCTCGGTCCCCGCCGACTACGAGGACGAGAATTTCTGGGACGAGGTGGCATCCCAGGAAGAGCGGTTCCTCGAGGTGCCCCCCTTCGACTACGGACAGGAGCGCCAGCTGGTGCACGCCTTCATCCAGCGGCTCACCAACGAGAGCCTGAAGGGGATGCTGGCGCGGGCGTTCAGCGGCAAGCAGTCCCACGGCAGGCTGCACGAAATCCTCTCCTTCTACCCCGAGGAACAGGAACGCTTCCACGCGATCAGGGAGGCCTTCCTCACCGACCGTGCCGCCCATTGGCTCGAAGAGCACGACATCTACCCCCCCGAACGGCTCTAG
- a CDS encoding UDP-2,3-diacylglucosamine diphosphatase, producing MRKIFIADAHLRSPQDRNYRTLVRFLDTLPADTDTLYLLGDIFEFWIGNPRPVYGHYGEIVDCLKRVRERGVRIVYFEGNHDFHLGGFFKEQLQAEVHPDGTELEIEGKKICLCHGDQVNRGDHRYLALRSLLHGPLVQALVPVFPRRLADRIAAAMSRNSSGQHAARRQRWDYPAILENFARERFAAGCDMVVTGHFHLPMEIREGDRVFISLGDWITHYSYAQWTEAGLTLERFA from the coding sequence ATGCGCAAGATTTTCATCGCCGACGCCCACCTCAGAAGCCCGCAGGACCGGAACTACCGGACCCTGGTCCGTTTCCTGGATACGCTTCCCGCCGACACCGACACCCTTTACCTGCTGGGAGATATCTTCGAGTTTTGGATCGGAAACCCGCGGCCTGTATACGGCCACTATGGGGAAATCGTGGATTGTCTGAAGCGGGTGAGGGAGCGCGGGGTGCGCATCGTCTACTTCGAGGGGAACCACGACTTCCATCTGGGGGGCTTCTTCAAGGAGCAGCTGCAGGCCGAGGTCCATCCCGACGGCACCGAACTGGAGATCGAGGGGAAAAAGATCTGTCTGTGCCACGGGGACCAGGTCAACCGGGGCGATCATCGCTACCTGGCCTTGCGTTCCCTGCTGCACGGCCCCCTGGTGCAGGCCCTGGTGCCGGTTTTCCCGCGCCGGCTGGCCGACCGGATCGCGGCCGCCATGTCCCGGAACTCGAGCGGGCAGCACGCCGCACGCAGACAACGCTGGGACTACCCGGCCATCCTGGAGAACTTCGCCCGCGAACGCTTCGCGGCCGGCTGCGACATGGTCGTCACCGGGCACTTCCATCTCCCCATGGAAATAAGGGAGGGGGACCGGGTCTTCATCTCCCTTGGTGACTGGATCACCCATTATTCCTACGCCCAGTGGACCGAGGCGGGGCTTACCCTGGAGCGCTTCGCCTAG
- a CDS encoding YkgJ family cysteine cluster protein, which translates to MGCSGCGTCCVAPDISSLDKKVGERCRHLSGEQRCLIYEERPAVCRGYRPDEICAVIAAPTLEERVTNYLGLFGLRQD; encoded by the coding sequence ATGGGATGCTCGGGATGCGGGACCTGCTGCGTCGCGCCGGATATCAGCTCGTTGGACAAGAAGGTGGGAGAGAGGTGCCGCCACCTCTCCGGTGAGCAGCGCTGCCTGATCTACGAGGAACGGCCGGCGGTGTGCCGGGGGTACCGCCCGGACGAGATCTGCGCAGTGATCGCGGCGCCGACCCTGGAGGAACGGGTGACGAACTACCTGGGGCTCTTCGGGTTGCGGCAGGACTAG
- a CDS encoding penicillin-binding transpeptidase domain-containing protein, with product MQDLKDIDKEKKHSRRLGRKKAQEGRNVFLRQIEETKPQKKRLKIILPAIALLLASYPLISLFGTPRAKSAPVPEKPAAVSLANLDQGSAFKLAADAYSNAQVQGGKLTAPLPQGGQVIYGIDEEVQRKIEKLFSDYKVPYGLFVALEPKTGRILAAVSHSASQPGWEKGANYRPYPMASLFKIVTATAALEEKKVGPDTMFAFNGKLTSESPKYWRVRPGRGNQQMPLSLAMGKSVNPVYGRLAGEVVGRDPLLLYAGRYGFNQSIVPGSPIVASTAPVPGTVDELMRMGAGLNREVKISPFHAATIMATVANGGVMMAPSLASEIRDAKGNVVFTQKPQVLRTVMTPQTASDLAHMLATTVESGTSRRAFHDRRGRRMLASVRIAAKTGSIDGTDPAGHYSWFAAYAPMEDPQIALAALVINENKWRIKATSVGEQALEAFFR from the coding sequence ATGCAAGATCTAAAAGACATCGATAAAGAAAAGAAACACAGCAGACGACTCGGCAGGAAAAAAGCACAGGAAGGGCGCAACGTCTTCCTTCGGCAGATCGAGGAGACCAAGCCCCAGAAGAAGAGGCTCAAGATCATCCTGCCCGCCATCGCGCTTTTGCTCGCCTCCTACCCACTGATCTCCCTCTTCGGAACTCCCCGCGCCAAAAGTGCACCTGTGCCCGAGAAACCGGCCGCAGTGTCCCTTGCCAACCTGGACCAGGGGAGCGCCTTCAAGCTCGCCGCCGACGCCTACTCGAACGCCCAGGTGCAGGGGGGGAAGTTGACCGCGCCCCTGCCGCAGGGCGGACAGGTGATCTACGGCATCGATGAAGAGGTGCAGAGAAAGATCGAGAAACTCTTCAGCGATTACAAGGTCCCCTACGGGCTCTTCGTCGCCCTGGAGCCAAAGACCGGGCGCATCCTCGCGGCGGTGTCGCACTCCGCGTCGCAGCCGGGGTGGGAGAAGGGGGCCAACTACCGCCCCTACCCCATGGCTTCGCTCTTCAAGATCGTCACCGCCACCGCGGCCCTGGAAGAGAAGAAGGTGGGGCCGGACACCATGTTCGCCTTCAACGGGAAGCTCACCTCGGAAAGCCCGAAATACTGGCGGGTGCGGCCCGGCCGCGGCAACCAGCAGATGCCGCTTTCCCTCGCCATGGGAAAATCGGTGAACCCGGTGTACGGCCGGCTCGCCGGCGAGGTGGTCGGGCGCGATCCGTTGCTGCTCTACGCCGGCAGGTACGGCTTCAACCAGTCCATCGTCCCCGGCTCTCCCATCGTAGCCAGTACAGCCCCCGTCCCCGGCACCGTCGACGAGCTGATGCGCATGGGCGCAGGTCTCAACCGCGAGGTCAAGATTTCACCTTTCCATGCCGCGACCATCATGGCCACGGTGGCCAACGGCGGCGTCATGATGGCGCCTTCGCTTGCCAGCGAGATCCGCGACGCCAAGGGGAACGTGGTGTTCACCCAGAAGCCCCAGGTGCTGCGCACGGTGATGACGCCGCAGACCGCCAGCGACCTGGCCCACATGCTGGCCACAACCGTGGAGAGCGGCACCTCCCGCCGCGCCTTCCACGACCGCAGGGGGAGAAGGATGCTCGCCTCGGTGCGCATCGCCGCCAAGACCGGCTCCATCGACGGCACCGATCCCGCCGGGCACTACAGCTGGTTCGCCGCCTACGCCCCCATGGAGGACCCGCAGATCGCCCTGGCCGCGCTGGTCATCAACGAGAACAAGTGGCGCATCAAGGCGACCTCGGTGGGCGAACAGGCCCTGGAGGCATTCTTCAGGTAG
- a CDS encoding YhjD/YihY/BrkB family envelope integrity protein codes for MNDFNGKTKLSPGMIWQYDPAAIGGWRGKGLRLLQFTGFAFSNFMANNSLLRATALSFTTLLSLVPLLALAFSVLKGLGAQNRLVPLILKQVTAGNEEVVNRVISYIGNTNMGSVGAIGLAALLFTAISMLGSIEEAFNVIWGVPETRTFYRKFSDYLSVLVSAPLLLLAATSITTTLSSKWLTGWFMEWTYLGDLFLFTLGLTPYLVVWTAIFLLYVFMPNTRVRFDSALIGAVLAGTLWQFAQWAYIHFQVGAGNYNAIYGTLAALPILMVWIYVSWIIVLFGMEVVAAHQNRSTFRRDIRGRDISHELQELVALAALRHIAETFYRGDAAWGEHHLAMKLGVPLRIVRKTLEHLRDQGFIVLAGEGRGSYYPARDLDQVSIADVLLSLRRSGASAAISGEELAEGLLDESEAAVTAALGGVTLKDLAFPEMRPRVVDKGDAVDI; via the coding sequence ATGAATGATTTCAACGGCAAAACGAAGCTGTCCCCCGGCATGATCTGGCAATACGACCCCGCAGCGATCGGGGGGTGGCGGGGCAAGGGGTTGAGGCTCTTACAGTTCACCGGCTTCGCCTTCTCCAACTTCATGGCCAACAACTCGCTGCTGCGGGCCACGGCCCTCTCCTTCACGACGCTCTTGTCCCTGGTGCCGCTGCTCGCCCTCGCCTTTTCGGTGCTCAAAGGGCTGGGCGCCCAGAACCGCCTGGTGCCGCTCATCCTGAAGCAGGTCACCGCCGGCAACGAGGAGGTGGTGAACCGGGTCATCTCCTACATCGGCAACACCAACATGGGATCGGTGGGCGCCATCGGCCTCGCGGCGCTCCTTTTCACCGCCATCAGCATGCTGGGGAGCATCGAGGAGGCCTTCAACGTGATCTGGGGGGTGCCAGAGACCCGGACCTTCTACCGCAAGTTCAGCGACTACCTGAGCGTCCTGGTCAGCGCGCCGCTGTTGCTTTTAGCCGCCACCAGCATCACCACCACGCTGTCGAGCAAGTGGCTCACCGGTTGGTTCATGGAGTGGACCTACCTCGGGGACCTGTTCCTGTTCACCCTGGGGCTCACGCCGTACCTCGTGGTCTGGACCGCCATATTCCTCCTCTACGTCTTCATGCCCAACACGCGGGTGCGCTTCGACTCGGCCCTGATCGGGGCGGTGCTGGCCGGTACGCTGTGGCAGTTCGCCCAGTGGGCCTACATCCACTTTCAGGTCGGCGCCGGCAACTACAACGCCATCTACGGCACTTTGGCGGCGCTTCCCATCCTGATGGTCTGGATCTACGTGAGCTGGATCATCGTCCTGTTCGGGATGGAGGTCGTGGCGGCGCACCAGAACCGCAGCACCTTCCGGCGCGACATCCGGGGACGCGACATCAGCCACGAGCTGCAGGAACTGGTGGCGCTGGCGGCCCTGCGCCACATCGCCGAGACTTTCTACCGCGGCGACGCCGCCTGGGGGGAGCACCACCTGGCGATGAAGCTCGGCGTCCCCCTGCGCATCGTGCGCAAAACCCTGGAGCACCTGCGCGACCAGGGGTTCATCGTGTTGGCCGGGGAAGGCCGCGGCAGCTACTACCCCGCTCGGGACCTGGACCAGGTTTCCATCGCCGATGTCCTCCTCTCGCTGAGAAGGAGCGGCGCCTCGGCCGCCATCTCCGGCGAAGAGCTGGCCGAAGGGCTTCTTGACGAGTCGGAAGCGGCCGTCACTGCGGCCTTGGGAGGGGTCACCCTGAAGGATCTGGCCTTCCCGGAAATGCGCCCGCGCGTCGTTGACAAAGGGGACGCAGTTGACATATAG
- a CDS encoding YtxH domain-containing protein → MSKDKDIGTGTMLLSFLAGAAVGIGAALLLAPNTGEELRGKIKDLADDAVDKIKEYASEAQDKIRSSYEDGKDLVLEKKNIISSAIEAGKEAMEREREKQKTQV, encoded by the coding sequence ATGTCAAAAGATAAAGATATCGGGACCGGTACTATGCTGCTTTCCTTCCTGGCCGGTGCTGCCGTCGGGATCGGGGCAGCCCTGCTCCTCGCGCCGAACACCGGCGAGGAACTGCGCGGCAAGATCAAGGATCTGGCCGACGACGCGGTGGACAAGATCAAGGAATACGCCAGCGAGGCGCAGGACAAGATCAGGTCCAGCTATGAGGACGGCAAGGATCTGGTGCTGGAGAAGAAGAACATCATCTCCTCGGCCATAGAGGCCGGCAAGGAGGCGATGGAGCGGGAAAGGGAGAAACAGAAGACCCAGGTCTAG
- a CDS encoding DUF948 domain-containing protein yields MLFLQITSAVTALTLVVLALCLIPVLTELKKAALALQGAADLLQKEVTPLVKELRDTVSDVQVVTSAAAANAEGVNMLLSELGHAGHNIRMINKVLGIASDIVTNSSVWMAGVKVAGKYIADRIVKTKIRG; encoded by the coding sequence ATGCTTTTTCTACAGATAACCTCGGCAGTGACGGCTCTGACCCTCGTCGTGCTGGCGCTGTGCCTGATTCCGGTCCTCACTGAACTAAAAAAAGCGGCTCTCGCACTGCAGGGCGCCGCTGACCTGTTGCAAAAGGAAGTAACGCCGCTGGTCAAGGAACTGCGTGACACAGTATCGGACGTTCAGGTAGTTACCAGCGCCGCAGCGGCCAATGCCGAAGGCGTGAACATGCTTTTAAGCGAGCTCGGCCATGCCGGACACAACATACGCATGATCAACAAGGTGTTGGGGATTGCGTCTGACATCGTGACCAACTCCTCGGTCTGGATGGCGGGGGTCAAGGTTGCGGGCAAATACATTGCTGATAGAATAGTGAAAACCAAAATTAGGGGGTAA
- a CDS encoding cytochrome C, protein MRVAKLFNLVSALALFAFVGTAAAADPAKPTAVLTSADCVKCHEQPPKDIAAAGGKHKTEVTCQDCHVGHPPKVKKPIPQCSQCHEGKPHFKLQGCLGCHTNPHTPKNIKFGNNVTDPCLTCHTGQIEQLRSFKSKHSALNCSFCHNVHGRIPECTQCHKPHSNDMAAKDCKVCHQAHKPADVTYKSDTPSKMCAACHSKAFKLLTSSTAKHSKLACVYCHQAKHKMVPQCTQCHVKPHPAAIMAKFPKCGECHSIAHDLNRWGEAAATPAAAPAKPAAPAAKPAAPAAKPAKPVKK, encoded by the coding sequence ATGAGAGTAGCAAAACTTTTCAACCTTGTATCGGCCCTGGCGCTGTTCGCATTCGTGGGAACCGCTGCCGCTGCCGATCCTGCAAAACCTACGGCGGTGCTGACCAGCGCGGACTGCGTGAAGTGCCATGAGCAGCCGCCCAAGGATATCGCAGCTGCCGGCGGCAAGCACAAAACCGAGGTGACCTGCCAGGACTGTCACGTCGGGCACCCGCCCAAGGTTAAGAAGCCGATCCCGCAGTGCAGCCAGTGCCACGAAGGCAAGCCGCACTTCAAGCTCCAGGGCTGCCTCGGCTGCCACACCAACCCCCATACTCCGAAGAACATAAAGTTCGGCAACAACGTCACCGATCCGTGCCTGACCTGCCACACCGGCCAGATCGAGCAGCTGCGCTCCTTCAAGAGCAAGCACTCCGCCCTCAACTGCTCCTTCTGCCACAACGTTCACGGCCGCATTCCGGAGTGCACCCAGTGCCACAAGCCCCACTCCAACGACATGGCCGCCAAGGACTGCAAAGTCTGCCACCAGGCCCACAAACCGGCTGACGTGACCTACAAGTCCGACACCCCGTCGAAGATGTGCGCCGCCTGCCACAGCAAGGCGTTCAAGCTGCTGACCTCCAGCACCGCCAAGCACAGCAAGCTCGCCTGCGTCTACTGCCACCAGGCCAAGCACAAGATGGTTCCGCAGTGCACCCAGTGCCACGTCAAACCGCACCCGGCCGCCATCATGGCGAAGTTCCCGAAATGCGGCGAGTGCCACAGCATCGCACACGACCTGAACCGTTGGGGTGAGGCCGCAGCGACCCCGGCAGCCGCTCCGGCCAAGCCGGCGGCACCGGCAGCCAAGCCGGCGGCACCGGCAGCCAAGCCGGCCAAACCGGTGAAGAAGTAA
- a CDS encoding ABC transporter substrate-binding protein, with product MKKLLTLFAAVALVGIMAHAALAAGDTLAEVKKKGVLVAGVKDSLPPFGYVDEKTREIVGYDIDFCKYIAKKLGVKLEVKPVTSASRMPQLMEGNIDIIAATMTKNPERAKQIDFSYTYFLTGQKFITKKGAVKSLKDLEGKKIGTAKGSTSEQNVAKAIPTATILSFDDYPQAFLALQQGKVAAVTTDESILAGILGKAPNKNKFEIPNLQISEEPYGLGMRKDDKHFVAFVNKTLLEMEKNGEAKKIFEKWFGPKTATPLKRTFKITADK from the coding sequence ATGAAGAAACTGTTGACGCTGTTCGCTGCTGTTGCCCTGGTCGGCATCATGGCCCACGCCGCTCTCGCCGCAGGCGACACGCTGGCCGAGGTGAAGAAGAAGGGGGTCCTCGTCGCCGGGGTGAAGGATTCGCTGCCGCCGTTTGGCTACGTGGATGAGAAGACCCGCGAAATCGTGGGCTACGACATCGACTTCTGCAAGTACATCGCGAAGAAGCTCGGTGTGAAGCTGGAAGTGAAACCGGTGACCTCGGCCTCCCGCATGCCGCAGCTCATGGAAGGCAACATCGACATCATCGCCGCCACCATGACCAAGAACCCGGAGCGCGCCAAGCAGATCGACTTCAGCTACACCTACTTCCTCACCGGACAGAAGTTCATCACCAAGAAGGGCGCGGTGAAGAGCCTCAAGGACCTGGAAGGGAAGAAGATCGGCACCGCCAAAGGCTCCACCTCGGAGCAGAACGTGGCCAAGGCGATCCCCACCGCCACCATCCTCTCCTTCGACGATTACCCGCAGGCGTTCCTGGCGCTGCAGCAGGGTAAGGTGGCGGCAGTCACCACCGACGAGTCGATCCTGGCCGGCATCCTGGGCAAGGCTCCCAACAAGAACAAGTTCGAGATCCCCAACCTGCAGATCTCCGAGGAGCCCTACGGCCTGGGCATGCGCAAGGACGACAAGCACTTCGTCGCCTTCGTGAACAAGACCCTGCTCGAGATGGAGAAAAACGGCGAAGCGAAGAAGATCTTCGAGAAGTGGTTCGGCCCGAAGACCGCCACTCCGCTCAAGCGCACCTTCAAGATCACCGCCGACAAGTAA
- a CDS encoding amino acid ABC transporter ATP-binding protein → MIEFRGVHKWFKKLHVLNDINLHVKPGEVLVVCGPSGSGKSTLIRTVNQLEPIDQGTLIVDGKDLSDKKLDINKLRAEVGFVFQQFNLYPHLSVLANITLAPIKIRKTPKAQAQEQAMALLERVGLAEKRDAYPAQLSGGQQQRVAIARALAMKPRIMLFDEPTSALDPEMIGEVLDVMQKLALSGMTMVVVTHEMGFAREVSHRVVFMDQGTILEQAAPEQFFKNPQHERAQQFLKQLLSPMH, encoded by the coding sequence ATGATCGAATTCAGAGGCGTCCACAAGTGGTTCAAGAAGCTGCACGTGCTGAACGACATCAACCTCCACGTGAAACCCGGGGAGGTGCTCGTCGTGTGTGGTCCCTCGGGCAGTGGCAAGTCCACCCTGATCCGGACCGTGAACCAGCTTGAGCCGATCGACCAGGGCACCCTGATCGTCGACGGCAAGGATCTCAGCGACAAGAAGCTCGACATCAACAAGCTGCGCGCCGAAGTAGGCTTCGTGTTCCAGCAGTTCAACCTTTACCCTCACCTCTCCGTCCTCGCCAACATCACCCTGGCCCCCATCAAGATCAGAAAGACCCCGAAGGCACAGGCGCAGGAACAGGCCATGGCGCTTCTGGAGCGGGTAGGCCTCGCCGAGAAGCGGGACGCCTATCCCGCGCAGCTCTCCGGAGGTCAGCAGCAGCGTGTCGCCATCGCCCGCGCCCTCGCCATGAAGCCGCGCATCATGCTCTTCGATGAGCCCACCTCGGCGCTGGATCCCGAGATGATCGGCGAGGTGCTCGACGTCATGCAGAAGCTCGCGCTAAGCGGGATGACCATGGTCGTGGTGACCCACGAGATGGGTTTCGCCCGCGAGGTTTCCCACCGGGTGGTCTTCATGGATCAGGGCACCATACTGGAGCAGGCCGCGCCCGAGCAGTTCTTCAAGAACCCGCAGCACGAACGGGCGCAGCAATTCCTGAAACAGCTGCTCTCGCCCATGCACTAA